One Punica granatum isolate Tunisia-2019 chromosome 3, ASM765513v2, whole genome shotgun sequence genomic window carries:
- the LOC116202047 gene encoding MLP-like protein 328, producing the protein MASPEALRGKLQKDIDLKSSAADYYKLWRKESHKIPTASSKNIQAVALHEGDWHTNGAIKRWNYTLDGKSAVFKEKMEFDDANMTVTIHGMEGDVFDEYKVYRGTCKVVPKNKGSVAKLGVEYERVNEDAPIPNKYMDFFVSVSQDIDAHAYTAST; encoded by the exons ATGGCATCACCAGAGGCACTCCGCGGGAAGTTGCAGAAGGATATCGACCTGAAATCGAGTGCAGCTGATTACTATAAGTTGTGGAGGAAGGAGTCCCACAAGATCCCCACTGCTTCGTCAAAAAACATTCAGGCAGTAGCTCTTCATGAAGGTGACTGGCACACCAATGGAGCTATCAAGCGCTGGAACTACACCCTCG ATGGAAAATCAGCTGTGTTCAAGGAGAAGATGGAGTTTGATGATGCCAACATGACTGTTACCATCCACGGCATGGAGGGAGATGTTTTTGACGAGTATAAGGTCTACCGGGGAACATGCAAGGTTGTCCCAAAGAACAAGGGTTCCGTGGCGAAGTTGGGCGTAGAGTATGAGAGGGTGAACGAGGATGCACCGATTCCCAACAAATACATGGACTTCTTCGTCAGCGTGAGTCAAGATATCGATGCCCATGCCTACACGGCATCGACATGA